From a single Leptospira levettii genomic region:
- the bioA gene encoding adenosylmethionine--8-amino-7-oxononanoate transaminase has product MKFNPVNTNTWVPLTIQDESESLLNVISAENEFVTDEDGNVWIDAISSWWTVIYGHRNPRLISALQNQLQSLDHVMLAGNIHESAENLAKKLLELTNFDFKKVFYSDNGSNAIEIALKLSIQYYQNHPDFKPRSEFIVFSNSYHGDSIGAMNVSGKNYFNRIFSELRFPTKEFPAPNCMNCPWGKQSSSCDTECLADLELAIKQNEYAGIVIEPLVFGANGMLFYDKKVLIKLRDLATSTNTLLIFDEVFTGMGKLGEPFAYQKAEVVPDLLILAKGLTGGMLPLAATLVSDFIYKQFLSKDPYKAFFHAHTMTGNALACSVGYTSISMLQEFGLTLVRELEKKLNLFAVTFQKRMGTSVENVRVMGGIFAFEWKEPVAHDEYLNPIGKQIKNSLRKFHILLRPLGRTIYITPPYTISDSSLEKIFLALETTLLGFLEPEKD; this is encoded by the coding sequence ATGAAATTTAATCCAGTTAATACCAATACTTGGGTTCCACTTACGATCCAAGATGAATCTGAATCCTTATTAAACGTTATTTCTGCCGAAAATGAATTTGTTACGGATGAAGATGGAAACGTATGGATCGATGCCATCTCCAGTTGGTGGACAGTGATTTATGGTCATAGGAATCCTCGGCTTATCTCTGCTTTACAAAACCAATTACAATCATTGGATCATGTGATGCTTGCAGGCAATATTCATGAGAGTGCTGAAAATTTAGCGAAGAAATTATTGGAACTCACGAATTTCGATTTTAAAAAAGTATTTTATTCGGATAACGGATCGAATGCGATCGAAATTGCATTAAAACTATCAATCCAGTATTACCAAAACCATCCTGATTTTAAACCACGATCTGAGTTTATCGTTTTTTCCAATTCCTATCATGGAGATAGCATTGGAGCAATGAACGTATCTGGAAAAAATTACTTCAATCGAATATTTTCCGAACTCCGATTCCCAACAAAGGAGTTTCCAGCCCCCAACTGTATGAACTGTCCGTGGGGGAAACAATCTTCGAGTTGTGATACAGAATGTTTGGCAGACTTAGAACTTGCAATCAAACAAAACGAATATGCCGGTATAGTGATTGAACCATTGGTTTTTGGTGCCAATGGGATGTTGTTTTATGATAAAAAAGTATTAATCAAACTTAGAGACTTGGCAACGAGTACAAACACTTTACTGATATTTGACGAAGTGTTTACAGGTATGGGAAAATTAGGAGAACCGTTCGCTTACCAGAAGGCGGAAGTGGTTCCCGATTTACTGATTTTAGCAAAAGGACTTACGGGAGGTATGTTACCTCTTGCTGCAACACTCGTCTCTGATTTTATTTATAAACAGTTTCTTTCGAAAGATCCATACAAAGCATTTTTCCATGCACATACCATGACAGGGAATGCACTTGCATGCAGCGTTGGTTATACGTCTATTTCGATGTTACAAGAATTTGGTCTAACGCTAGTAAGGGAATTGGAAAAAAAACTAAATCTATTTGCAGTCACCTTCCAAAAAAGAATGGGGACGTCAGTTGAAAATGTCCGGGTGATGGGTGGAATATTTGCCTTTGAATGGAAGGAACCTGTTGCCCATGATGAATACTTAAACCCCATTGGAAAACAGATCAAAAATTCCCTTCGGAAATTTCATATTTTACTCAGACCTTTGGGACGTACTATATATATCACTCCTCCCTATACCATTTCAGATTCTTCACTCGAAAAAATATTTTTGGCGCTTGAAACGACCCTTCTCGGATTTTTAGAACCAGAAAAAGACTAA
- the bioD gene encoding dethiobiotin synthase — protein sequence MGQAFYVTGTGTDVGKTFFSSLFMAKYAKKFGFRYWKPIQTGTISADDTSFVQNTTHLPDSHFLKPSFEYKTPASPHYAAKLEGQSIDPKTLLALISKERNNNTLIEGAGGVFVPITENYLTIRAIQESNLGVVVVGSTELGTINHTLLTLEVLTSRFIPVYGFYLVGPKNDLQEDNATMIQKLGGVSLLGITNFPEQRLSSDEFNSFASTHFDIDRNVIDVVLNAEDEI from the coding sequence ATGGGACAAGCTTTTTATGTGACAGGGACCGGAACGGACGTAGGTAAAACTTTTTTTTCCTCTCTTTTTATGGCAAAATACGCGAAAAAGTTTGGTTTTCGGTATTGGAAACCCATCCAAACAGGGACCATCAGCGCCGACGATACAAGTTTTGTCCAAAATACAACTCATTTGCCTGATTCACATTTTCTAAAGCCTAGTTTTGAGTATAAAACACCAGCAAGCCCACATTACGCGGCAAAGTTGGAAGGACAATCCATCGACCCAAAAACTCTTTTGGCATTGATTTCCAAAGAACGAAATAACAATACACTGATCGAAGGCGCAGGAGGTGTGTTTGTTCCTATCACCGAAAATTATCTGACCATACGTGCCATACAGGAATCCAATTTAGGTGTGGTAGTGGTTGGTTCCACAGAACTTGGCACCATCAATCATACACTTTTAACATTGGAGGTTTTAACTTCTCGGTTTATCCCTGTGTATGGTTTTTATTTAGTGGGTCCTAAAAACGATCTACAAGAAGATAATGCCACCATGATACAGAAATTAGGTGGAGTTTCCCTTCTAGGTATCACAAACTTTCCTGAACAAAGATTATCTTCTGATGAATTTAACAGTTTTGCTTCTACTCATTTTGATATAGACCGAAATGTGATTGATGTTGTCTTAAACGCTGAAGATGAAATTTAA
- a CDS encoding cyclic nucleotide-binding domain-containing protein — translation MQLPLWKSILKRDDNPITEISHFLRETAIFEGMSRRTLREVARLIHKRKYYAGETIFFQGQAGTGVYLILQGKVEIFSEREGVTLKLAELEKGAFFGELALFQDFPRSATAVALVDSILLGFFQPELKTLLETKPRVGNDLLLSFASIIADRLRKTNDTLEAAYFKSKKNKPK, via the coding sequence ATGCAACTTCCCCTTTGGAAATCCATTCTCAAACGCGATGATAACCCCATCACAGAGATTTCACATTTTTTACGTGAAACTGCAATCTTTGAAGGTATGTCACGGAGGACACTCCGTGAAGTAGCAAGGCTCATCCATAAACGAAAGTATTATGCGGGTGAAACCATTTTTTTTCAGGGACAAGCAGGAACGGGAGTTTATCTAATCTTACAGGGAAAAGTTGAAATTTTTTCTGAACGAGAAGGAGTGACACTGAAACTCGCCGAACTTGAAAAAGGTGCTTTTTTCGGTGAACTTGCTCTTTTCCAAGATTTCCCACGGTCAGCTACTGCTGTTGCACTTGTTGATTCCATTTTACTTGGATTTTTCCAACCAGAGTTAAAAACTTTATTGGAAACAAAACCTAGAGTTGGAAACGATTTACTTCTCAGTTTTGCATCAATCATTGCAGATCGACTTCGCAAAACAAATGATACATTAGAAGCAGCTTACTTTAAAAGTAAAAAGAATAAACCCAAATGA
- a CDS encoding AI-2E family transporter: MIFKENSISSLVLRSAFFGLIALTVLIGIVGVKFLAIPLLISGIHFYIFHGVVDYFESRGIHRAFTIIIIFSILIAGAYWFLAFYLPNLFEKAQPIVSEWSTKMDDPNFQLLDFTKLPVVSKNPELWKKIINPEEIAKLATNNLEEFLRGIVVMIPTFISWMIIIPIISFFLLLDANLIYKTMISFIPNRFFEMFLMVFYRMNQQITSYLKSLVIQCGIMAVVASIGFYFVGVKFFVLFGIFLGVANSIPYLGPLVGAIPPILFAILFPEMSPSIGSIASVVIVAQLVDNAIVQPVVIANAVSLHPLAILIGIAVGGNFFGIFGMLLAIPVLSILKVTIGILYHALKEHQII; encoded by the coding sequence ATGATCTTTAAAGAAAATAGTATATCATCACTGGTTTTACGATCTGCTTTTTTTGGGCTTATCGCATTAACTGTTTTAATTGGTATTGTCGGTGTAAAATTTTTAGCAATCCCACTTCTCATTTCAGGAATTCATTTTTATATTTTCCATGGAGTTGTTGATTATTTTGAATCGAGAGGAATCCATCGGGCATTCACGATTATTATAATCTTCTCCATTTTGATTGCAGGTGCGTATTGGTTTTTAGCATTTTATTTACCTAACTTATTTGAAAAAGCACAACCAATTGTTTCGGAGTGGTCAACCAAAATGGATGACCCCAACTTCCAGTTGCTTGATTTCACAAAACTTCCTGTTGTTTCTAAAAATCCGGAACTATGGAAAAAAATCATCAATCCAGAAGAGATTGCAAAACTTGCCACCAATAACTTAGAAGAATTTTTAAGAGGAATTGTTGTGATGATTCCAACATTTATCAGTTGGATGATCATTATTCCTATCATTAGTTTCTTTTTGTTATTAGATGCAAACCTAATCTACAAAACAATGATTAGTTTTATCCCCAATCGTTTTTTTGAAATGTTTCTTATGGTTTTTTATCGTATGAACCAACAGATCACAAGTTACTTAAAGAGTTTAGTGATCCAATGTGGTATCATGGCAGTCGTTGCATCCATTGGATTTTATTTTGTGGGTGTAAAATTCTTTGTTCTGTTTGGAATATTTTTAGGAGTTGCCAATTCGATACCTTACTTAGGTCCGTTAGTTGGTGCTATCCCACCCATTTTGTTTGCAATTTTATTCCCAGAAATGTCGCCTTCCATAGGTTCCATTGCATCCGTTGTCATAGTAGCACAATTGGTCGACAATGCGATAGTCCAACCTGTTGTGATTGCAAATGCTGTTTCGTTACACCCACTTGCGATCCTCATTGGAATTGCAGTTGGTGGAAACTTTTTTGGTATTTTTGGAATGTTACTTGCCATTCCTGTTTTATCCATATTAAAAGTGACCATAGGCATTTTGTACCATGCTCTAAAGGAACACCAAATCATATAA
- a CDS encoding DMT family transporter — MPRIFTPELFLVIAAILWGGTFVVIKLALDSVPPFLFLAVRFSLAGFITLLLYRKTLFSKANRRLDYILPAFFVACSALLGYAFQTIGLVYTSATQSGFMTGAYVIFVPLLQIAIERKLPSLRTWIAVVIVVIGLFCISQNGKSLDEFQGDLGFGFGDGLTLIGAFFFAVYIILIDIYTKKIPSQILVSFEILLIAVVSSFLFPIESIFLKQTIHVQFDLKFWIGIIYTSVFATIFTTQIQTRYQKAVSPARAGLLYSLEPVFSFFLAYLVLGERLGVIGAIGSFLTLFGILFSEMGKWNKREE; from the coding sequence ATGCCAAGGATCTTCACTCCAGAACTGTTTTTGGTGATTGCCGCCATTCTTTGGGGTGGAACGTTTGTGGTCATCAAACTTGCGCTTGATTCGGTTCCTCCTTTTTTATTTTTAGCAGTCCGATTTTCCCTCGCCGGTTTCATCACATTATTACTGTATCGGAAAACCTTATTTTCCAAAGCAAATCGTCGATTGGATTACATTCTCCCTGCTTTTTTTGTCGCCTGTTCGGCATTACTAGGGTATGCATTTCAAACCATTGGGCTTGTTTACACTTCCGCTACCCAATCAGGTTTTATGACTGGTGCATATGTGATTTTTGTACCATTACTACAGATTGCCATCGAACGAAAACTGCCTTCTTTACGAACATGGATTGCTGTTGTGATTGTGGTGATCGGATTGTTTTGTATTTCACAAAATGGTAAATCTTTAGATGAGTTCCAAGGTGATTTGGGATTTGGGTTTGGTGATGGTCTCACTCTAATAGGAGCGTTTTTTTTTGCTGTCTATATCATTCTCATCGATATTTACACAAAAAAAATTCCCTCTCAAATTTTAGTATCGTTTGAAATTTTACTAATAGCAGTTGTCTCTAGTTTTTTATTCCCAATAGAATCTATATTTTTAAAACAAACCATCCATGTTCAATTTGATTTAAAATTCTGGATTGGTATCATCTATACATCAGTTTTTGCAACGATCTTTACAACACAAATCCAAACAAGATACCAAAAGGCAGTTTCTCCTGCGAGGGCAGGTTTACTTTATAGTTTGGAACCAGTGTTTTCCTTTTTCCTGGCTTATCTTGTGTTAGGTGAGAGGCTAGGTGTGATTGGTGCGATTGGTTCCTTTCTCACACTATTTGGAATTTTGTTTTCGGAAATGGGAAAGTGGAATAAACGAGAGGAATGA
- the ung gene encoding uracil-DNA glycosylase has translation MVVSIYACYSFIRRENLKDVQIESSWKEVLQAEFEKPYFTKLREWVRDEYKTKIVYPPAKFIFNAFDLCPFDQVKVVIIGQDPYHGPGQAHGLCFSVLDGVSFPPSLQNIFKEIQDDVKKPIPKSGDLTYLAKQGVFLLNATLTVEKDKAGSHQNKGWEEFTDAVIRILANQKSNLVFLLWGSFAQKKETLIPPNKHLVLKSAHPSPLSAYRGFLGNRHFSKTNEYLKSIGKETIDW, from the coding sequence ATGGTGGTATCGATTTACGCGTGTTATTCTTTCATTCGGAGGGAAAATCTGAAAGACGTTCAAATAGAATCTAGTTGGAAAGAGGTTTTACAGGCAGAATTTGAAAAACCTTATTTTACAAAATTACGGGAATGGGTAAGAGACGAGTACAAAACCAAAATCGTCTACCCTCCTGCCAAATTTATATTCAATGCATTTGATTTATGCCCTTTTGATCAGGTAAAAGTAGTAATCATTGGCCAAGACCCTTACCATGGACCAGGACAGGCTCATGGACTTTGTTTTTCGGTATTGGATGGTGTTTCGTTTCCTCCTTCTCTCCAAAATATCTTCAAAGAAATCCAAGATGATGTCAAAAAACCAATCCCAAAATCTGGTGATTTAACATACCTTGCCAAACAAGGAGTGTTTTTATTGAATGCAACACTCACGGTTGAAAAAGACAAAGCAGGTTCCCACCAAAACAAAGGTTGGGAAGAATTTACGGATGCAGTGATCCGTATCTTAGCAAATCAAAAATCAAATTTAGTTTTTTTATTATGGGGATCCTTTGCACAAAAAAAAGAGACTCTCATCCCACCAAACAAACACTTGGTGCTAAAATCAGCACACCCTTCTCCACTTTCTGCCTACCGAGGTTTTTTAGGAAACCGCCATTTTTCGAAAACGAATGAATACTTAAAATCAATAGGAAAAGAAACCATTGACTGGTAA
- a CDS encoding DMT family transporter, protein MTGNEKKGYFFVFLTGVFFAFEVIGFKEVFRRYSLSPEMAALFGVGFAFLVVSPYFITSTKRRNKVILTIKRDGKILLIGTLSNAMGIILYYYALKQTDLGPAAILIKTTVLYNVLLGVVFLGEKLKYRETFGIIISMFGIYFISTLEGQIHWIASICILISAFLFAIQSYLIKKYIPEILGLEYAYLRLLLLCVFFFFYSLGIGSFLVPKYSVILTLGVCSLLGYFLGRAFYFEAHNYLPISKLNATLLIEPIFLMFVGIFFMNEPIDIQKLGGGGLIILGLYLIVFHKRKSKQNETTESDIE, encoded by the coding sequence TTGACTGGTAATGAAAAAAAGGGATATTTTTTTGTATTTTTAACCGGAGTCTTTTTCGCATTTGAAGTCATCGGTTTTAAAGAAGTATTTCGAAGGTATAGTTTATCTCCAGAGATGGCTGCCTTATTTGGTGTTGGATTTGCCTTTTTGGTTGTGAGTCCCTATTTTATAACTTCAACGAAACGTCGAAACAAAGTAATCTTAACCATCAAACGGGATGGTAAAATTTTACTCATTGGAACTTTGTCCAATGCCATGGGAATTATCTTGTATTATTATGCTTTAAAACAAACCGATTTAGGCCCCGCAGCAATTCTCATCAAAACAACTGTTTTGTATAATGTTTTACTTGGTGTTGTGTTCCTTGGAGAAAAATTAAAATATAGAGAGACTTTTGGGATCATCATCTCCATGTTTGGAATTTATTTCATATCAACCTTAGAGGGTCAAATCCATTGGATCGCGTCAATTTGTATACTCATCAGTGCTTTTTTGTTTGCGATCCAAAGTTATTTAATTAAAAAATACATCCCTGAAATTTTAGGTTTAGAATATGCTTACTTACGTTTATTGTTATTATGTGTGTTTTTCTTTTTTTATTCACTTGGTATTGGGTCTTTTTTAGTACCTAAATATTCCGTCATATTAACCCTTGGGGTCTGTTCCCTGCTTGGTTATTTTTTAGGGAGAGCTTTTTACTTTGAAGCACATAATTATTTACCCATTAGTAAACTGAATGCAACTCTTCTCATTGAACCAATTTTTTTGATGTTTGTTGGTATATTTTTTATGAACGAGCCAATCGACATACAAAAACTAGGTGGTGGTGGTCTCATCATACTTGGTTTGTATTTAATTGTATTCCATAAAAGGAAGTCTAAACAGAATGAAACAACCGAATCAGATATTGAATGA
- a CDS encoding 4a-hydroxytetrahydrobiopterin dehydratase translates to MKQPNQILNEETIETFLKDFPQWNYTKEKTLSYLSFEHSFVSFKSAFLFLTKLALVSESLDHHAEIWNVYNKVRLKLYTHESNAITTKDLELIQMLMEEPNEFL, encoded by the coding sequence ATGAAACAACCGAATCAGATATTGAATGAAGAAACAATTGAAACTTTCTTAAAAGACTTTCCTCAATGGAATTATACAAAGGAAAAAACACTCAGTTATCTTAGTTTTGAACATTCGTTTGTTTCCTTTAAAAGTGCATTTTTGTTTTTAACAAAACTTGCATTGGTTTCAGAATCGTTAGACCACCATGCCGAAATATGGAATGTTTACAACAAAGTCCGACTCAAATTATATACACATGAATCAAATGCGATCACTACCAAGGATTTGGAATTGATTCAAATGTTAATGGAAGAACCAAATGAGTTTTTGTAA